In the genome of Pseudomonas sp. P5_109, one region contains:
- a CDS encoding 1-acylglycerol-3-phosphate O-acyltransferase, with translation MLFLLRMSLMGLHFIVAGVLGVILGLCRPFNPDNSRLCARLYAWPAMCILRLRVKAEVGPLMDKPDSCVIIANHQSNYDLFVFGNVVPRRTVCIGKKSLKWVPLFGQLFWLAGNVLIDRGNAQKARKSMLTTTHTLQNKDTSIWVFPEGTRNLGEDLLPFKKGAFQMAIAAGVPIVPVCVSSYVKHMRLNRWRSGKILIRSLPAIPTVGLSLDDMPMLIAQCREQMRECIDSMDRQLQAA, from the coding sequence ATGCTGTTTTTGTTGCGTATGTCATTGATGGGTCTGCACTTTATCGTGGCGGGTGTGCTGGGTGTGATTCTTGGCCTGTGCCGACCATTCAACCCGGACAACAGCCGCCTGTGCGCACGCCTGTACGCATGGCCGGCCATGTGTATCTTGCGTTTGCGGGTGAAGGCCGAAGTCGGGCCGTTGATGGATAAACCTGACAGCTGCGTGATCATCGCCAATCACCAGTCCAACTACGACCTGTTTGTGTTTGGCAACGTGGTGCCCCGCCGTACCGTGTGCATCGGCAAGAAAAGCCTGAAATGGGTGCCACTGTTCGGGCAGTTGTTCTGGCTGGCCGGCAATGTGCTGATCGACCGTGGCAATGCGCAAAAGGCGCGCAAGTCGATGTTGACCACCACCCACACCCTGCAGAACAAGGACACCTCGATCTGGGTCTTCCCGGAGGGCACGCGCAACCTGGGTGAAGACTTGCTGCCGTTCAAGAAAGGCGCCTTCCAGATGGCCATCGCCGCCGGGGTGCCGATCGTTCCGGTGTGTGTCAGCAGTTACGTCAAACACATGCGATTGAACCGCTGGCGCAGCGGGAAAATTCTGATTCGCTCGTTGCCGGCGATTCCTACCGTTGGATTGAGCCTGGACGACATGCCCATGCTGATTGCCCAGTGCCGCGAGCAGATGCGTGAATGCATCGATTCGATGGACCGGCAACTGCAAGCCGCCTGA
- a CDS encoding crotonase/enoyl-CoA hydratase family protein, with translation MSELISYHLEDGIATLTLSNGKVNAISPDVIAAFNTALDQAVADRAVVIITGQPGILSGGYDLKVMTSGPREAVALVTSGSTLARRLLSHPFPVIVACPGHAVAKGAFLLLSADYRIGVDGAFSIGLNEVQIGMTMHHAGIEIARDRLNKVALQRSVVNGEMFNPQGAVAAGFLDVVVSAEELQGAALAAARQLKKINMTAHKNTKLKVRKALLEALDNAIIQDQEHLG, from the coding sequence ATGAGTGAGTTGATCTCTTACCATCTCGAAGACGGTATCGCGACCCTGACCTTGAGCAATGGCAAGGTCAATGCCATCTCCCCGGATGTGATTGCCGCGTTCAACACTGCGCTGGATCAGGCCGTGGCTGATCGTGCGGTGGTGATCATTACCGGCCAGCCGGGCATTCTCTCCGGCGGTTATGACCTGAAGGTGATGACATCCGGCCCTAGAGAGGCGGTGGCGCTGGTGACTTCCGGCTCGACCCTGGCTCGTCGCCTGCTGTCGCACCCCTTCCCGGTGATTGTGGCGTGCCCGGGGCATGCGGTGGCCAAGGGTGCGTTCCTGCTGTTGTCGGCGGACTATCGCATCGGCGTAGACGGCGCGTTCAGCATTGGCCTTAACGAAGTGCAGATCGGCATGACCATGCACCACGCGGGCATCGAGATCGCACGTGATCGCCTGAACAAGGTGGCGCTGCAGCGTTCGGTGGTCAACGGCGAGATGTTCAATCCACAAGGCGCCGTGGCTGCCGGTTTCCTTGATGTGGTGGTGTCGGCCGAGGAACTGCAGGGCGCGGCCCTGGCGGCGGCCCGTCAGTTGAAGAAGATCAACATGACCGCACACAAGAACACCAAGTTGAAGGTACGCAAAGCGCTGCTGGAGGCACTGGACAACGCGATCATCCAGGACCAGGAACATCTGGGTTAA
- a CDS encoding amidotransferase: MSLRICILETDHLRPELVDQYQGYGQMFKHLFSQQPIAAEFTVYNVVQGEYPSDDLTFDAYLVTGSKADSFGTDPWIETLRKYLLTRYERGDKLLGVCFGHQLLALLLGGKSERATQGWGVGTHNYKLAAKAPWMNPVREELTLLISHQDQVTSLPENATVIASSDFCPYAAYHINDQVLCFQGHPEFIHDYSRALLEIRQEALGEHIYSKGISSLEHEHHGATVAEWMMRFVAHKPEAKAV, from the coding sequence ATGTCGTTACGCATCTGCATTCTGGAAACCGACCACCTGCGTCCGGAATTGGTTGACCAATATCAGGGCTACGGGCAGATGTTCAAACACCTGTTTTCGCAGCAACCGATTGCCGCCGAGTTCACGGTCTACAACGTGGTGCAGGGTGAATACCCAAGCGACGACCTGACATTCGACGCTTACCTGGTGACGGGCAGCAAGGCCGACTCCTTCGGCACCGACCCGTGGATCGAAACCCTCAGGAAATATCTGCTGACTCGCTACGAGCGCGGCGACAAGCTGTTGGGCGTCTGCTTCGGTCATCAGTTGCTGGCGCTGCTGCTCGGTGGCAAGAGCGAGCGTGCAACCCAGGGCTGGGGTGTCGGCACCCACAACTACAAGCTGGCCGCCAAGGCTCCGTGGATGAACCCGGTGCGCGAGGAACTGACACTGCTGATCAGCCACCAGGATCAGGTCACGTCGCTGCCGGAGAACGCCACGGTCATCGCATCCAGCGATTTCTGCCCATATGCCGCCTACCACATCAATGATCAGGTGCTGTGCTTCCAGGGGCATCCGGAATTCATCCACGACTACTCCCGCGCCCTGCTGGAGATTCGTCAGGAGGCTCTGGGCGAACACATTTACTCAAAAGGCATTTCGAGCCTTGAGCACGAGCACCACGGCGCGACGGTTGCCGAGTGGATGATGCGGTTTGTTGCGCACAAGCCAGAAGCCAAAGCGGTTTAA
- a CDS encoding magnesium and cobalt transport protein CorA, translating into MGRVVAAAVYSAGKKVTNITLDEGAAWAAKPGHFVWIGLEEPNAEELYNLQRQFNLHELAIEDALEKHSRPKLETFGDALFIVTYSPIREDDKLKFIETHIFAGNGYIITARNGHSASYAYVRQRCEARPLLLEHGEDFVLYAILDFVIENYQPMGEAIHAEIDELERNVMCSALNERDIQKLHSLRRDVLRLRRFAAPMVEIGEELQKLSFPFIDKNMRPYFRDVQIHVTRQMEDLTTLADIASQTIEVGVLLEASRQSVVQRKFAAWAAILAFPTAVAGIYGMNFQNMPELSWHYGYFGVLGFITVGCVGLWASFKKSGWL; encoded by the coding sequence ATGGGTAGAGTTGTTGCTGCTGCGGTTTATAGCGCCGGTAAGAAAGTCACCAATATCACCCTCGACGAAGGCGCAGCCTGGGCGGCAAAGCCCGGGCACTTTGTCTGGATCGGCCTCGAGGAGCCGAACGCCGAGGAACTCTACAACCTGCAACGCCAGTTCAACCTGCACGAACTGGCCATTGAAGACGCCCTGGAAAAGCACAGCCGGCCGAAGCTGGAAACCTTCGGCGATGCGCTGTTCATCGTGACGTATTCGCCCATCAGGGAAGACGACAAGCTCAAGTTCATCGAGACCCATATTTTTGCCGGTAACGGTTACATCATTACCGCACGCAATGGTCATTCGGCGTCCTACGCCTACGTCCGCCAGCGTTGTGAGGCACGTCCGCTGTTGCTTGAGCACGGGGAAGATTTCGTACTCTATGCCATCCTCGATTTCGTCATTGAAAACTACCAGCCGATGGGCGAAGCGATCCACGCCGAGATCGATGAACTGGAACGCAACGTGATGTGCAGCGCGCTGAATGAGCGCGATATTCAAAAGCTTCACAGTCTGCGTCGCGATGTCTTGCGCTTGCGCCGGTTTGCCGCGCCGATGGTGGAAATCGGTGAAGAACTGCAAAAGTTGAGCTTCCCGTTCATCGACAAAAACATGCGCCCGTACTTTCGCGACGTGCAAATCCATGTAACGCGGCAGATGGAAGACCTGACGACCCTGGCGGATATTGCCAGCCAGACGATTGAGGTCGGCGTCCTGTTGGAGGCTTCACGCCAGAGTGTGGTGCAGCGCAAGTTTGCAGCCTGGGCGGCGATTCTGGCCTTCCCGACGGCAGTGGCGGGGATTTACGGGATGAACTTCCAGAACATGCCGGAATTGAGCTGGCACTACGGGTATTTCGGGGTGCTGGGGTTTATTACGGTGGGCTGCGTGGGGTTGTGGGCAAGTTTCAAGAAGTCGGGGTGGTTGTAG